One genomic region from Pogona vitticeps strain Pit_001003342236 chromosome 12, PviZW2.1, whole genome shotgun sequence encodes:
- the LOC144584527 gene encoding uncharacterized protein LOC144584527, producing MAFLQCLPFVTKRHLQQLHQTTESSNINALCQQLVQECPHLSMGLQRDLVPYFQSRQEELQRRAVEISGALLQSTPVTALHERTLQLLLTELAPLQGDASTTLQSAAEALQDHVHQKTAELQDNATRGSSTTQNSATWYRRLLGFRRH from the exons ATGGCCTTTTTGCAGTGTCTGCCCTTTGTGACCAAAAGACACCTTCAGCAGCTGCACCAGACCACCGAGAGCAGCAACATAAACGCTCTCTGCCAACAGCTA GTCCAAGAGTGCCCCCACCTGAGCATGGGCCTCCAGAGAGACCTTGTGCCCTACTTCCAGAGCAGGCAGGAAGAGCTCCAAAGGAGAGCTGTGGAGATCTCAG GAGCCCTCCTCCAGAGCACCCCAGTCACAGCGCTACACGAAAGAACGCTGCAGCTTCTTCTCACCG AACTCGCCCCATTGCAGGGGGACGCAAGCACAACCCTGCAATCAGCAGCGGAAGCTCTACAGGACCACGTCCATCAAAAGACGGCAGAGCTTCAGGACAACGCCACGCGTGGAAGCAGCACCACTCAGAATTCAGCCACATGGTACCGGCGGCTACTTGGTTTTCGCCGGCACTAA
- the LOC140702443 gene encoding LOW QUALITY PROTEIN: methionyl-tRNA formyltransferase, mitochondrial (The sequence of the model RefSeq protein was modified relative to this genomic sequence to represent the inferred CDS: inserted 2 bases in 1 codon), with protein sequence MRGWLWRVGRDGWRRAHGTAAAGELPRRRAGPPWRVLFFGTDDFSVETLRALQAAREPRPNALVDHLEVVTVQPQLPKGLPVKNYAEQSQLPVHFWPDVASCEHFDIGVVASFGHLLHEDLILKFPYVVLNVHPSCLPRWRGXIHTVLHGDTVTGVTIMQIRPKRCDVGPIIKQETVPVPPNCMAKELESVLSKLGADMLIAVLENLAESLRNKREHPKEGTTAAPKVTAAMSCIEWEEQAPEQILRMHRALGTLMPLRTLWMGNVVKLLDLAAVETLPDFIDRLRPENEILPGSVFYNKKSETLVIHCKEGWVGAKTVILKKKLTAVEFYNGYLHLWFQQNSKMPLRECRFQTLQMARTKNSSKSRALHPHKAQQQLT encoded by the exons ATGAGGGGCTGGTTGTGGCGGGTCGGGCGGGACGGCTGGAGGCGGGCTCACGGGACGGCGGCGGCCGGGGAACTTCCCAGGAGGCGAGCGGGGCCGCCCTGGAGGGTCCTTTTCTTCGGCACCGACGACTTCTCCGTCGAGACGCTCCGCGCCCTCCAGGCCGCTCG GGAGCCCAGACCGAATGCTCTTGTAGACCATCTGGAGGTGGTGACTGTACAGCCCCAGCTGCCAAAGGGACTGCCTGTCAAGAACTATGCAGAGCAGTCTCAACTCCCTGTCCACTTCTGGCCAGATGTTGCCTCGTGCGAGCACTTTGACATCGGTGTGGTGGCATCAtttggccatcttctccatgaGGACCTCATCTTGAAGTTCCCATA TGTCGTATTGAATGTCCATCCCAGCTGTCTTCCGAGATGGCGTGG CATCCACACAGTACTCCATGGAGATACAGTTACTGGGGTGACAATAATGCAGATTAGGCCAAAGAG GTGTGATGTAGGTCCCATAATTAAACAGGAAACCGTTCCAGTTCCACCCAACTGTATGGCAAAAGAATTGGAGTCAGTGTTATCCAAACTGGGTGCAGACATG CTCATTGCTGTTCTAGAAAACTTAGCCGAAAGTTTAAGGAACAAGAGAGAGCATCCAAAGGAAGGAACAACAGCTG cTCCTAAAGTTACTGCTGCTATGAGCTGCATTGAATGGGAAGAGCAGGCCCCTGAGCAAATACTAAGGATGCACCGTGCCTTGGGAACATTG ATGCCCCTGCGAACACTGTGGATGGGCAATGTGGTAAAGCTCCTGGATCTTGCAGCAGTGGAGACATTGCCGGATTTTATTG ATAGGTTAAGACCTGAAAATGAGATTCTCCCAGGATCAGTGTTTTACAATAAGAAGTCAGAAACATTAGTGATCCATTGCAAG GAAGGCTGGGTTGGAGCAAAGACCGTGATCCTTAAGAAGAAGCTGACAGCTGTTGAATTCTACAATGGATATTTGCATCTCTGGTTTCAGCAGAATTCCAAAATGCCTCTCAGAGAGTGCAGGTTTCAGACACTCCAGATGGCCAGAACAAAAAACAGTTCCAAAAGCAGAGCATTGCATCCACACAAGGCACAGCAGCAATTGACTTGA